One genomic region from Osmerus eperlanus chromosome 6, fOsmEpe2.1, whole genome shotgun sequence encodes:
- the LOC134022725 gene encoding protein scribble homolog, whose product MYDCARGKPHAGCGENSSRQNWPVSGLQWGAASDSLQGELKLFPVNDTVLNRCASPEREAEEEMEEEEMEDEHTEDRRHAGCFSEEEGVARHVRPQRLDDRKLQRHKAAHAILGPHGDPPQSSESPFPSSNRKPRPAISMETTLPPEPLISQVPLRLQIKVSGQMSSLGICIAGGKGSLPYKEQDEGIFISRVSAGGAAEKAGVHVGDRVLEVNGLDMQEGSHHQAVSALRNAGSCIKMKVLRQRNFIRDAVAMTTPRVTAEMDVPGDQQHEGGNGSTLPQPPPQPLAVESSSVGRKLLTNRIEAVVCNGNGLADPEKSLNGRLFGRDPEVSFTDTLQQVKNTMTIPRIILTHPSTSDEDIEPLTQESAGPALDNTDDPDRQIYSECYNNAFSLA is encoded by the exons ATGTATGACTGT GCCAGGGGGAAGCCCCACGCAGGGTGCGGGGAGAACTCCAGCAGACAGAACTGGCCCGTCTCCGGCCTGCAGTGGGGAGCCGCCAGTGAcagcctgcagggggagctCAAGCTGTTCCCCGTCAACGACACGGTGCTGAACCGCTGCGCCAGCCcagagagggaggcggaggaggagatggaggaggaggagatggaggacgaGCACACTGAGGAC AGGCGTCATGCTGGCTGTTTCTCAGAGGAAGAAGGGGTAGCGAGGCACGTCCGTCCTCAACGCCTCGACGACAGGAAGCTCCAACGCCACAAAGCTGCCCACGCCATCCTTGGTCCCCATGGCGACCCCCCACAGAGCTCAGAgagccccttcccctcctccaatcGGAAGCCGAGACCGGCCATTTCCATGGAGACGACCCTTCCTCCAGAGCCACTCATCTCCCAAGTGCCATTAAGA CTGCAGATCAAGGTGTCGGGGCAGATGAGCAGCCTGGGGATCTGCATAGCTGGAGGGAAGGGCTCGCTGCCCTACAAGGAGCAAGATGAG ggcaTCTTCATCTCCAGGGTCTCTGCAGGAGGTGCAGCTGAGAAGGCAGGGGTCCATGTTGGAGACAGAGTCCTCGAG gtAAATGGTCTAGACATGCAGGAAGGGAGTCATCACCAGGCTGTGAGCGCCCTGAGGAATGCTGGGAGTTGTATTAAGATGAAGGTCCTTAGACAGAGGAACTTCATACGAGACGCCGTTGCCATGACAACCCCCCGTGTCACCGCGGAGATGGACGTGCCGGGGGACCAACAGCATGAGGGGGGAAATGGAAGCACCCTCCCACAACCACCGCCGCAGCCATTGGCTGTGGAGAGTTCCTCTGTGGGGAGAAAGCTCCTGACCAATAGAATAGAGGCAGTTGTCTGTAATGGCAATGGACTG gCTGATCCAGAGAAGAGCCTGAATGGAAGGCTGTTTGGTCGCGATCCTGAGGTCTCCTTCACGGACACCCTACAGCAGGTGAAGAACACTATGACG ATACCAAGGATCATACTGACTCATCCCTCCACATCGGACGAGGACATCGAGCCCTTGACGCAGGAGTCAGCCGGCCCAGCTTTAGACAACACGGACGACCCAGATAGACAGATTTACTCTGAATGCTACAACAACGCTTTCAGTCTGGCCTGA